In Tachypleus tridentatus isolate NWPU-2018 chromosome 7, ASM421037v1, whole genome shotgun sequence, a genomic segment contains:
- the Vps25 gene encoding vacuolar protein sorting 25 isoform X2 codes for MKIKLIVVNTFEKQKSFGKLKMAEFDWPWQYNFPPFFTLQPNLATREKQLEAWRHLILEYHRAHKMHILDITEAQNSPLFYNKSLKRKLSVETIFVILEDLRKRGHIEWLDKQHHRCYIYWRTLEEWGKLIYKWASQNGMVNTVCTLYELTSGDDTRDEEFHGLEMDVFKKALRTLENEGRAELIFFDENEGVKFF; via the exons atgaaaataaaattaatagttgttAATACGTTTGAAAAGCAAAAAAGCTTCGGCAAACTAAAGATGGCGGAATTCGATTGGCCATGGCAGTATAACTTTCCACCATTTTTTAC ACTACAACCAAACCTTGCTACCAGAGAGAAACAGCTAGAAGCATGGAGACATTTAATCCTGGAGTACCACAGAGCCCATAAAATGCATATCTTGGACATCACTGAAGCACAGAATAgtcctttattttataataaatcctTAAAAA GAAAACTTTCAGTGGAGACAATATTTGTGATATTGGAAGATTTACGTAAAAgag GACATATTGAGTGGTTAGACAAACAACACCATCGATGTTATATTTACTGGAGGACACTAGAAGAATGGGGAAAACTGATTTATAAGTGG GCATCCCAGAATGGAATGGTGAATACTGTGTGCACCTTGTATGAACTGACCAGTGGCGATGATACACGAGATGAAG aaTTCCATGGCCTGGAGATGGACGTATTTAAAAAAGCCTTACGTACTCTAGAGAATGAAGGCAGAGCAGAACTGATTTTCTTTGATGAAAATGAAGGAGTAAAGTTTTTCTAG
- the Vps25 gene encoding vacuolar protein sorting 25 isoform X1, which translates to MAEFDWPWQYNFPPFFTYVSVMFRLSINSTVFSYVIVYYFRLVNKISVTIRKITKTRLQPNLATREKQLEAWRHLILEYHRAHKMHILDITEAQNSPLFYNKSLKRKLSVETIFVILEDLRKRGHIEWLDKQHHRCYIYWRTLEEWGKLIYKWASQNGMVNTVCTLYELTSGDDTRDEEFHGLEMDVFKKALRTLENEGRAELIFFDENEGVKFF; encoded by the exons ATGGCGGAATTCGATTGGCCATGGCAGTATAACTTTCCACCATTTTTTACGTATGTGTCTGTTATGTTCAGATTGAGTATAAATTCTACAGTATTTTCATACgtcattgtttattattttagacTAGTCAATAAGATAAGTGTCACGATAAGAAAGATAACAAAAacaag ACTACAACCAAACCTTGCTACCAGAGAGAAACAGCTAGAAGCATGGAGACATTTAATCCTGGAGTACCACAGAGCCCATAAAATGCATATCTTGGACATCACTGAAGCACAGAATAgtcctttattttataataaatcctTAAAAA GAAAACTTTCAGTGGAGACAATATTTGTGATATTGGAAGATTTACGTAAAAgag GACATATTGAGTGGTTAGACAAACAACACCATCGATGTTATATTTACTGGAGGACACTAGAAGAATGGGGAAAACTGATTTATAAGTGG GCATCCCAGAATGGAATGGTGAATACTGTGTGCACCTTGTATGAACTGACCAGTGGCGATGATACACGAGATGAAG aaTTCCATGGCCTGGAGATGGACGTATTTAAAAAAGCCTTACGTACTCTAGAGAATGAAGGCAGAGCAGAACTGATTTTCTTTGATGAAAATGAAGGAGTAAAGTTTTTCTAG
- the LOC143256024 gene encoding NEDD8-conjugating enzyme UBE2F-like — MITLSKLKKEAEERKGRNSHNDSLVSRRRASVRDKLLVKEIQEMELTLPATCKVNFENPNELHKFDLNVSPDEGYWQGGKFHFTIDIPEDYNMVPPIVKCLTRLWHPNINEGGEICLSLLRQNSIDGMGWAPTRTLKDVVWGLNSLFTDLLNFDDPLNNEAAEHYQTDKDGFKLKVKDYIQRYAKR; from the exons ATGATCACATTATCTAAATTGAAAAAAGAAGCTGAAGAGAGGAAAGGAAGGAATTCTCATAATGACAGTCTCGTTTCCAGACGCAGAGCTTCTGTTCGGGACAAACTACTGGTTAAAg aaataCAAGAAATGGAGCTTACTTTGCCTGCTACCTGTAAAGTCAATTTTGAAAATCCAAATGAACTACATAAGTTTGATCTGAATGTATCCCCAGATGAAGGCTACTGGCAGGGTGGgaaatttcattttacaattgACATACCAGAAGATTACAATATGGTG CCTCCCATTGTAAAATGTTTGACCAGGTTATGGCATCCTAATATTAATGAAGGAGGGGAAATCTGCCTTAGTCTGCTACGTCAAAATTCTATTGATGGAATGG GGTGGGCTCCAACTCGAACACTTAAGGACGTTGTGTGGGGACTGAATTCTCTTTTTACT GACTTACTCAATTTTGATGATCCGTTAAATAATGAAGCTGCAGAGCATTACCAAACAGATAAA GATGGGTTTAAGCTCAAAGTTAAAGACTATATTCAACGCTACGCCAAAAGATGA